A single region of the Halopiger xanaduensis SH-6 genome encodes:
- a CDS encoding SPFH domain-containing protein has translation MVVDLIPLQAAAGGAILFVGALLLVVVIAALLSAVEIVDAYEKRALTVFGEYRKLLDPGINFVPPFVSNTYAFDMRTQTLDVPRQEAITRDNSPVTADAVVYIKVMDAKKAFLQVDDYKRAVSNLAQTTLRAVLGDMELDDTLNKRQEINARIRQELDEPTDEWGIRVESVEVREVNPSKDVQRAMEQQTSAERKRRAMILEAQGERRSAVEKAEGEKQSEIIRAQGEKQSQILEAQGDAISTVLRARSAESMGERAIIDKGMETLEGIGQSESTTFVMPQELTSLVGRYGKHLSGSDVKEDGTELEALDFDEETRELIGLDDISEIIGEIDQEASMDVEAMEQEAQAIKEGEDPSNITDPDEVIEEMDQNFQGQTDGGTDIDVDAPSDGDDAGTDTDAATDADN, from the coding sequence ATGGTAGTAGACCTAATACCACTCCAGGCCGCCGCCGGAGGCGCCATCCTGTTCGTCGGCGCCCTCCTGCTCGTCGTCGTCATCGCCGCCCTCCTCAGTGCAGTCGAGATCGTCGACGCGTACGAGAAGCGCGCGCTGACCGTCTTCGGCGAGTACCGCAAACTCCTCGATCCGGGGATCAACTTCGTCCCGCCGTTCGTGTCGAACACGTACGCGTTCGACATGCGAACGCAGACCCTGGACGTCCCCCGTCAGGAAGCGATCACCCGAGACAACTCCCCCGTGACTGCCGACGCGGTCGTCTACATCAAGGTGATGGACGCCAAGAAGGCGTTCCTGCAGGTCGACGACTACAAGCGGGCCGTCTCCAACCTCGCCCAGACCACCCTCCGTGCCGTGCTGGGCGACATGGAACTCGACGACACGCTCAACAAGCGCCAGGAGATCAACGCGCGCATCCGCCAGGAACTCGACGAACCCACCGACGAGTGGGGGATCCGCGTCGAGTCCGTCGAGGTCCGCGAGGTCAACCCCTCGAAGGACGTCCAGCGCGCGATGGAGCAACAGACGTCCGCGGAACGGAAGCGCCGCGCCATGATTCTCGAGGCGCAGGGTGAACGGCGCAGCGCCGTCGAGAAGGCGGAAGGTGAGAAGCAGTCCGAGATCATCCGCGCCCAGGGTGAGAAGCAGAGCCAGATCCTCGAGGCGCAGGGTGACGCCATCTCGACCGTGCTGCGCGCCCGCTCCGCCGAATCGATGGGCGAACGCGCCATCATCGACAAGGGGATGGAGACGCTCGAGGGAATCGGCCAGAGCGAGTCGACGACGTTCGTCATGCCCCAGGAACTCACCTCGCTGGTCGGCCGCTACGGCAAGCACCTCTCGGGCAGCGACGTGAAGGAAGACGGCACCGAGCTCGAGGCCCTCGACTTCGACGAGGAGACGCGCGAACTGATCGGGCTGGACGACATCTCGGAGATCATCGGCGAGATCGATCAGGAAGCCTCGATGGACGTCGAAGCGATGGAACAGGAAGCGCAGGCGATCAAGGAAGGCGAAGATCCGTCGAACATCACGGATCCCGACGAGGTCATCGAGGAGATGGATCAGAACTTCCAGGGACAGACCGACGGCGGCACCGACATCGACGTCGATGCGCCGAGTGACGGAGACGACGCCGGCACTGACACCGACGCAGCGACGGACGCGGACAACTGA
- a CDS encoding poly-gamma-glutamate hydrolase family protein → MTRRTLTTQPLERTDTGHYSELLYDDGGNDDVLICAAHGGEVEPGTAEAAVELAGRLEDATCWACLGYDDERRAFDLYHPPSSSFAPDDYPLLGRIADRGFETVVSLHGLGDDRVIVGGGIDGDVKRRVQSRLDDAITHPVETASDGPYGGVSPDNFVNWLARDGRGGLQLEQSHAIRTDERDAVVGELASLLEDGLR, encoded by the coding sequence GTGACGCGACGGACGCTTACGACCCAGCCGCTCGAGCGAACCGACACGGGACACTACTCCGAACTGTTGTACGACGACGGGGGGAACGACGACGTACTGATCTGTGCCGCCCACGGCGGGGAAGTCGAACCCGGCACCGCCGAAGCGGCCGTGGAACTCGCCGGCCGACTCGAGGACGCCACCTGCTGGGCGTGTCTCGGGTACGACGACGAACGGCGGGCGTTCGACCTGTATCACCCGCCCTCGAGTTCCTTCGCCCCCGACGACTACCCGCTGCTCGGACGGATCGCCGATCGAGGATTCGAGACGGTGGTCAGTCTCCACGGACTGGGCGACGACCGGGTGATCGTCGGCGGTGGAATCGACGGCGACGTCAAGCGCCGCGTGCAGTCCCGACTCGACGACGCCATCACGCATCCCGTCGAGACGGCGTCCGACGGGCCGTACGGCGGCGTGAGCCCGGACAACTTCGTCAACTGGCTCGCGCGGGACGGTCGCGGCGGCCTCCAGCTCGAGCAGAGCCACGCGATTCGGACGGACGAGCGCGACGCCGTCGTCGGCGAATTGGCGTCGCTGCTCGAGGACGGCCTCCGCTGA
- a CDS encoding 2-amino-3,7-dideoxy-D-threo-hept-6-ulosonate synthase, translating to MTTATGIDARLERIGTDGNYVIVPMDHGITMGAVQGLKDIESTIDGVTSGGADAVLTQKGIAPRVHENKNGKGYIVHLNGSTTIGPDENDKRMTGTVEEAVRAGADAVSFHINVGSDHEPDQITQLSEVTAEAERLGMPVLAMAYARGPGVDPEDPEALGHAVRLAEELGADVVKTGYSGDAESFQHVVESTRLPVIIAGGSKGSDRETIEMVRGTMDAGGAGISMGRSIFQHEDPEAIATAVSGVVHDDLSTDEALRRAGLALEA from the coding sequence ATGACCACCGCCACCGGAATCGACGCACGACTCGAGCGAATCGGTACAGACGGGAACTACGTCATCGTCCCGATGGACCACGGCATCACGATGGGGGCCGTCCAGGGGCTGAAGGACATCGAATCGACGATCGACGGCGTGACCAGCGGCGGCGCGGACGCCGTCCTCACGCAGAAGGGGATCGCCCCGCGCGTCCACGAGAACAAGAACGGCAAGGGCTACATCGTCCACCTCAACGGGTCGACGACGATCGGCCCCGACGAGAACGATAAACGGATGACCGGCACCGTCGAGGAAGCGGTTCGCGCCGGCGCCGACGCCGTCTCCTTCCATATCAACGTCGGCTCCGACCACGAACCGGACCAGATCACGCAGCTGTCGGAGGTCACCGCGGAGGCCGAGCGACTCGGCATGCCGGTCCTCGCGATGGCCTACGCGCGCGGTCCCGGCGTCGATCCGGAGGACCCCGAGGCGTTGGGTCACGCCGTCCGCCTCGCCGAGGAACTCGGCGCCGACGTCGTCAAGACGGGCTACAGCGGCGACGCCGAGAGCTTCCAGCACGTCGTCGAGTCGACCCGACTGCCGGTCATCATCGCCGGCGGCTCGAAGGGAAGCGACCGCGAGACGATCGAAATGGTCCGCGGCACGATGGACGCCGGCGGCGCCGGCATCTCGATGGGCCGCTCGATCTTCCAGCACGAGGACCCCGAAGCCATCGCGACGGCCGTTTCGGGCGTCGTCCACGACGATCTCTCGACCGACGAGGCGCTGCGCCGAGCCGGCCTCGCGCTCGAGGCCTGA
- the trpA gene encoding tryptophan synthase subunit alpha, producing MSDAATESETEYDSDVEAAIRENHPALITYITAGDPSLEDTKEYVEALDRGGSDLIELGLPFSEPIAEGQTIQAAINRALEAGTTPEGFFELVDDLETEAPLLVMTYYNMILQYGDEPDVRPFVERAADAGLSGIIVPDLPAEEADPLREACDDHGLDLVFIIAPTTEGQRLDDIMSQVSGFAYVQARLGTTGARANVSTATHDSLARLSEYDVPKAVGFGVSEGDHAAEIVEAGADGVIVGSTLVDIIASSDDTAEAVERLEAKAAELKRGARRGADSITVDAEDAPEPEQQ from the coding sequence ATGAGTGACGCAGCAACCGAGAGCGAGACCGAGTACGACAGCGACGTCGAGGCCGCCATCCGCGAGAACCACCCCGCGCTGATCACCTACATCACCGCGGGCGACCCGTCCCTCGAGGACACCAAGGAGTACGTCGAGGCCCTCGATCGGGGCGGCTCCGACCTGATCGAACTTGGCCTCCCGTTCTCGGAGCCGATCGCGGAGGGTCAGACGATCCAGGCCGCGATCAACCGCGCGCTCGAGGCCGGCACCACGCCGGAGGGCTTCTTCGAACTCGTGGACGATCTCGAGACGGAGGCGCCGCTGCTGGTGATGACGTACTACAACATGATCCTCCAGTATGGCGACGAGCCTGATGTCCGGCCGTTCGTCGAGCGCGCGGCCGATGCGGGGCTCTCGGGAATCATCGTTCCCGACCTCCCCGCCGAGGAGGCCGACCCGCTGCGGGAGGCCTGCGACGACCACGGGCTCGATCTGGTCTTCATCATCGCGCCGACCACCGAGGGCCAGCGCCTCGACGACATCATGTCGCAGGTCTCGGGCTTCGCCTACGTGCAGGCCCGCCTCGGCACGACCGGGGCGCGCGCAAACGTCTCGACGGCGACTCACGACAGCCTCGCGCGCCTCTCCGAGTACGACGTTCCCAAGGCCGTCGGCTTCGGCGTCAGCGAGGGCGACCACGCCGCGGAGATCGTCGAGGCCGGCGCCGACGGCGTTATCGTCGGCAGCACCCTAGTCGATATCATCGCAAGCAGCGACGACACCGCCGAGGCCGTCGAGCGCCTCGAGGCCAAGGCAGCCGAACTCAAGCGGGGCGCGCGCCGCGGCGCCGACTCTATCACGGTCGATGCGGAAGATGCACCGGAACCGGAACAGCAATAA
- the trpB gene encoding tryptophan synthase subunit beta produces the protein MSTHEHASETDDERRDGTFGDYGGQYVPEALMPALQELEDAYERYVLENEDGFMDEFRERMRDFGGRPTPLQRADRLSERYGREIYLKREDLVHGGAHKLNNALGQVLLAKYMGKERVIAETGAGQHGTATAMAAAHLDMPCEIYMGRTDINRQRPNVYRMRMNGAEVNPVTAGSGTLKEAINETMRDWATTVERTHYVIGSVVGPHPFPKLVRDFQSVIGKEARKQVQEKAGRLPDTVVACAGGGSNTMGAFHEFVPDEDVDLVAVEAGGSSLEIDEEEGLAPNSATLSTGTDGVLHGAMTKLLQQSDGQIVESHSVSAGLDYAGVGPELSHLVESGRVTPTSVDDEAALNGFHRLSNLEGIIPALESSHALGYLEEHTDELGDLVVVNVSGRGDKDLETVLEETGKRDLEAAPDVEVFDA, from the coding sequence ATGAGCACACACGAGCACGCGAGCGAGACGGACGACGAACGGCGGGACGGCACCTTCGGCGACTACGGCGGCCAGTACGTCCCCGAGGCGCTGATGCCGGCCCTGCAGGAACTCGAGGACGCCTACGAGCGGTACGTCCTCGAGAACGAGGACGGCTTCATGGACGAGTTCCGCGAGCGGATGCGCGACTTCGGCGGCCGGCCGACGCCGCTCCAGCGCGCGGATCGACTGAGCGAGCGCTACGGCCGCGAGATCTACCTCAAGCGCGAGGACCTAGTCCACGGCGGCGCGCACAAGCTGAACAACGCGCTCGGGCAGGTCCTGCTGGCGAAGTACATGGGCAAGGAGCGTGTCATCGCCGAGACCGGCGCCGGCCAGCACGGCACGGCGACCGCGATGGCCGCGGCTCACCTCGACATGCCCTGCGAGATCTACATGGGGCGGACGGATATCAACCGCCAGCGGCCGAACGTCTACCGGATGCGGATGAACGGCGCCGAGGTGAACCCCGTTACCGCTGGCTCCGGCACCCTGAAGGAGGCCATCAACGAGACGATGCGCGACTGGGCGACGACCGTCGAGCGGACCCACTACGTCATCGGCTCGGTCGTCGGCCCGCACCCGTTCCCCAAACTCGTCCGTGACTTCCAGTCGGTCATCGGGAAGGAAGCACGCAAGCAGGTGCAGGAAAAAGCGGGTCGGCTCCCCGACACCGTCGTCGCCTGCGCCGGCGGCGGCTCGAACACGATGGGCGCGTTCCACGAGTTCGTCCCGGACGAGGACGTCGACCTCGTCGCCGTCGAGGCCGGCGGCTCGAGTCTCGAGATCGACGAAGAGGAGGGGCTCGCACCGAACTCGGCGACGCTCTCGACGGGCACCGACGGCGTGCTCCACGGCGCGATGACGAAGCTGCTCCAGCAGTCCGACGGGCAGATCGTCGAGTCCCACAGCGTCAGCGCGGGACTGGACTACGCCGGCGTCGGGCCGGAGCTCTCGCACCTCGTCGAAAGCGGCCGCGTGACGCCGACCAGCGTGGACGACGAGGCCGCGCTCAACGGCTTCCACCGGCTCTCGAACCTCGAGGGGATCATTCCGGCGCTGGAATCGAGCCACGCCCTTGGCTATCTCGAGGAGCACACCGACGAACTCGGCGATCTCGTCGTCGTCAACGTCTCCGGCCGCGGCGACAAAGATCTGGAAACGGTGCTCGAGGAAACCGGGAAACGCGATCTCGAGGCGGCCCCCGATGTGGAGGTGTTCGATGCATGA